The genomic region ATAAGCGTAGACCTAAGCAGGTCTACCTCCGCAGGATTAAAGAAACCATCTACAATACAATATTTTTGTTCTGCTATGTCAGTAATGATGGTTTCATAAAGCTCATTTAGCTCGAAATCTACCTGTTCAAATAACTCCTTTTCTTTAAGGATCATGTGCGAAAAATTTCGCAAATGTAAATTTTAATTCAATTCGTTGGTGTTAAAAATTTCGCCTTAAAAATTCCAATTATCTTTGCACAAAATAACTGCATAATGAGCAAGATTCGAATCACCAAACAATTTACTTTTGAAACCGGTCACGCCCTGTATGGATACGATGGCAAATGTCGCAACGTACATGGACATTCTTATAAACTTGGCGTCACAGTTATTGGCGAACCTATTACAGACCGAGAACATGTAAAATTGGGGATGGTGATCGATTTTGGGGATCTAAAAAAGATAGTAAAATCTGAGATCGTAGACCAGTTTGATCATGCGACCGTATTTAATAAGAATACTCCACATTTAGAGCTGGCAAAAGAGTTGAAATCACGTGGTCATCATGTGATCCTGGTCGATTATCAGCCAACAAGTGAGAATATGGTGATCGATTTTGCAGCCAAAATTTCCAAACATTTACCTGAACATATCAAGCTTCACTCTTTGAAATTGCAGGAAACTGAAACTTCGTTTGCAGAGTGGTATGCCAGTGATAATATCTAGGGCGCAACCCCTCGGGTCGGGCTATACGCTACAAGTCCCGTGAAAAACGGGAGCTTTTCGCTGCTATCCCTTGCGCAAAGCCTGAATTATGCTTTTTTCAATTCTCCAAGTTGCAAAGCTTGATCGTAATTGGCACTTACAGATTTTTTTAGACCAAGGATCTTAGCGCCATCTACTCGCTGTAGTGTTACAATGTTTTCACCTTCCTTATTCTGCGAGATCTTCACTACCTCAACCAGAGTGTTTTGAACCGACTTGTAATTCGCCACTCCACCTTTCTTCACAACGAAGTTAAGCTTTGGCATATTCAAGGCTGTGTACGTGGTATTCTCTGGGGACTGGATTAGAAGACGATCACCAATTTCCGGATTATTGTCAATATTTGTGGCATTTACCTGGTAACTCATTAAACCACAAAACGTTAAAAAAGCGATAGAAAATAGTTTCGTAAATTTCATATTAGCAATATTTATGGATTTAATCTCTAAATTAATAATTTCTGAGCTTCTGGCGGTGCGTTTTTAGAATGCTTTAAGTCTTCTATTAAAAAAGAAGTTTCAGTAGAATTTCTATCTTCGCCATAAGTTGTAAACCATGAAAGTTTCCCCAGGAAAAAAAATATATTTCGCCAGCGATAATCATCTTGGTGCACCTACTCAGGAAGAAAGCAGGCCTCGAGAAGCCAGGTTTGTGAAATGGCTAGATGAGATCAAAGAAGATGCAGAGGCAATTTTCCTTCTGGGAGACCTCTTTGATTTCTGGTTTGAATATAAACACGTGGTTCCAAAAGGCTTTGTTCGAACATTAGGTAAATTGGCCGAAATTAGAGATTCAGGGATTCCCATCTATTTTTTTGTAGGAAATCATGATCTATGGATGCAGGATTATTTTCAGAAGGAATTAAATATTCCAGTCTATCATAAACCCAAGGAGTTCGAATTCTCAGGAAAGAAATTCCTCGTGGGTCATGGAGATGGATTAGGACCCGGAGATCATGGCTATAAAAAAATGAAAAAGGTCTTTACCAATCCGCTTTCCAAATGGTTTTACCGCTGGCTACATCCTGATCTTGGGGTTCCCTTAGCTCAGTATTTTTCAGTAAAGAATAAAGCGATCTCAGGCGAAGAAGACATGAAGTTCTTAGGTGAGGAAAAAGAATGGCTTATACAATACTGCAGGCGTAAACTGGAGCAAAAAGACTATGATTACTTTCTTTTTGGCCACAGGCATTTACCTATGAAGATCGATCTTGACGGTAAGGCTACTTATATTAATACCGGTGATTGGATTAACCATTACACATTTGCGCAGTTCGACGGAAATGATCTTAAACTGGAAAAGCTGGTTTTCTAAATACTTTCTCGTATATCCTTCAGTCTAAGCTGAATCGTGGTATTACCATTCCAGGTATTTTCATCAAGACTAAAAACAGCGTCGAACTTTTTCCCCTGTTCTATCAAATTCAGTTTTTCGCCAAGGTTAAAGCCAATTACATCAAATTTTACGTTTGAGCCTTCCTGTTTTACCTGGCATTTCAGGTGAGTTTTATCTGCACCAACACATTTTCCGAAGCCAGTATCGGTTAAGTTCCGGGCAAGAAAAACAGGCGACATATTACCTGGCCCAAAAGGAGCGAATTGCTTCAGGATCCGGTAGAATTTTGGTGTAATGTCTTTCAGGTCTAATTCGGCATCTATGGCAATTTCTGGAGTAAGAAGCTGCCTGTCGATCGTTTGTGAAACTACCTCTTCAAACTTTCTTTTGAAATTATCATATTCGGCTTCCAGCAATGTCAACCCCGCTGCATACTTATGCCCACCAAATTGTTCGATATGTTCACTACAGGCTTCCAGGGCTTCGTAGACATCAAAACCTTTTACAGATCTTGCAGACGCCGCAAGACGTTCCCCGCTCTTTGTAAAAACAAGCGTTGGGCGATACCAGGTTTCGGTTAACCTGGAAGCTACGATTCCAATCACACCCTTGTGCCATTGCTCATCATAGACTACGGTGGTTAGTCGGTTTTCTTCCTGAAGATCCAGAATTTGCTGTTTCGCTTCTTCTGTAATACTTTTATCTGTACTTCGACGATCTGTATTATAAGTCTCTATTTCTTCAGCATAAGTTGCAGAGATAGCTTCATCTTCTTCAGTAAGCAGATTTACCGCATGCAAACCATGTTTCATTCTTCCCGCAGCATTAATCCTTGGAGCTACGATAAAAACAACATCTGTAATACTTACATTTTTACGTTCGCCAAGCAAACTCTGAATCCCTTTTCGGGGTGCAACATTGATCACATGCAAACCATGATAAGCGAGTATCCTGTTTTCGCCAGTGATGGGGACAATATCTGCTCCAATGGCCGTAGCTACCAGATCGAGGTAAGGAAGTAATGTTTCTTCAGGTTCGTTGTTCTTAATTGTGATCGCCTGAATTAGTTTAAAACCAACACCGCAGCCACATAGTTCGTCATAAGGATAATTGCAATCGCTCCTTTTTGGGTCAAGTACCGCTACAGCTTCTGGAATTTCATTGCCTGGACGGTGATGATCACAGATCACAAAATCAATTCCTTTTTTTCTGGCATAATCCACTTTATCGATCGCTTTGATTCCACAGTCTAAGGCAATAATGAGACTCACGTCATTATCTTCAGCATAATCTATTCCCTGGTAGGATACACCATAACCTTCAGCATACCTGTCTGGAATATAAGTGGTCACATTGGGATATCTGAACTTCAAAAAAGATGACATTAGCGCTACACTGGTAGTTCCATCTACATCATAATCTCCATAGACCATAATATTTTCTCCAGCTTCCATCGCCTGTTCTATCCTGGCTACTGCCCTGTCCATGTCCTTCATCAGGAAAGGATCGTGTAAACCATCTAACTGAGGTCTGAAAAATCTCTTTGCTTCTTCAAAGGTGGTAATTCCCCGCTGAACCAGTAATTTCGAAACTGCCAGTCCGGTTCCAAGCTTTTCGGCAAGAGCCTGTGCTGTGATAGGATCGGGTTTTGGCTTCAGGGTCCAGCGCGTCTTCATAGTCGTTCAAATTTCAGCCGAAAGTAATAAAATTCTACTTCTAATCTAAGCGACTTATTCTCCTATTATCACCCTTATCTTTTGCTGAAGTGCAGGAACTATGGCCGACTCGAATTCCGGATTTTTCATTCTCCAGAATCGGTTTACCGGGGAAGGATGCGGCAACGGCCAGTACTCTGGAAGGTATTGCTCATACTCATGAACTTTAGCCGTAAGATTATTGTTTTTTCCGAGGTAATAATTGGAAGCATAAGCACCAATAAGGATCTTCAACTTCACGTTTTTTAAATATTGAAGAACCTCCTCATGCCATAATGGAGCGCATTCTTTCCTGGGTGGCAGATCGCCGGTCTTTGCTTTCCCAGGATAGCAGAAACCCATCGGGAGGATAGCGAAATTGTCGTGATCGTAAAAAGTATTTTCATCAACTCCCAGCCATTCTCTTAGCTTTTTACCACTTTGATCGTTCCAGGCTACACCAGATTCGTGCACCACTCTTCCCGGCGCCTGACTAATAAGAATGATTTTAGAATTTGATGTTGCTTCAATGATGGGTCTTGACCCAAGTGGCAAATGTTCCTTGCAAACCTTGCAATCTCGTATGGTTGATAATAATTCTTCCAAGATCAGCCTTTTCCTGCAACTATGACCACCAACTCTCCTTTTGGCGGATTTTCGATATAATGTTTATGAACTTCAGGAATACTACCACGAACGGTTTCTTCATGCATTTTAGTGATCTCACGGGAGACGGAAACACGACGATCGTCACCAAAATATTCCTGAAAGTGGCTTAATGTCTTAAGTAATTTATGTGGTGATTCGTAAAAAATCATGGTGCGGGTTTCTTCAGCCAGAATTTTGAGTCTCGTTTGTCTACCTTTTTTCACCGGAAGAAATCCTTCAAATACAAATTTATCATTTGGAAGTCCGCTATTAACCAACGCCGGAACAAAGGCCGTAGCCCCGGGAAGGCAATCTACTTCAATACCAGCTTCTACGCAGGCCCGGGTTAATAAAAATCCAGGGTCTGAAATTGCCGGAGTTCCCGCATCACTAATAAGTGCGATAGTCTCTCCGGCTTTAATTCGTGAGACAATATGATCTACTGTCTTATGCTCATTATGCATGTGGTGACTCTGCATGGGAGTTTGAACTTCCAGGTGCTTCAGTAGTTTACCACTATTTCGGGTATCTTCAGCCAGAATAAGATCAACTTCCTTGAGAATACGGATCGCTCTCAATGTGATATCCTCGAGATTCCCAATTGGCGTGGGAACCAGGTATAATTTACCCATAATCGTTTATTTCCCGAACTTGTTCTGTATATGAGCTCTAAAACGCTCTTCGTATGCTTCTTTACCCTGCCAGTTATTATAATCTGGCTTTACAACCAGGTCTATGAATTTTGAAGCTTCTTCCAGGCTGGTAAAGGTATTTAGCTGAGATAGTACACGGTTATAATCTGCAGTATCTCCTCCAAAAAGATGTTTTATGTAGGCAAGACGCTCATTAAGGCCAATATTGATTCCTTTTTTCAGTCGGTCATTTAAGGACCTGGGTTTATCATTGGCTGGAACATGCTTTACCGGTTCAAAATCTGGCAAATTATCATAATCCACACCTATATTTCTGAAATCTTTCTTCTCCTCAACCTGTTGTGAATAGGGTGCCGAATTGGATACTTCTGGCGCATCGTTAATATGATTCATAAAAAGATCTACAGACTGACTTTCAGGCGGCATTTGCGCTACAATATCCTTGATCTTTTCAGTATTAGGTTCGGTGATCGCGTCTGAATCTTCATTGAATTCAGTGCCATCTGGATAAAATTCATCGTAGGCAGATAATTGTGCTGGAGGCTCAGGTAGATCTTTCACTTTAGGTTTAGGAGTAGCCTCTTCTTCCTGTTTTACCGCCTCTTTTTGCTGAGGAACTTCTTCGGAAAGATGTTTTTCAGTAAAAGCAAGAACAGTCAGTTTTTCATAGAGAAGTAAAGCATTTTCTTTCAGCTCCATCGTGTTGAAATTCCCTTTATTCTGAAGGATTTTTTCCGCGATCTCCGCCAGATCAGCCTCAATTTTCTTTTTCATCGGTTTAATTTTATATGTTTTCTATCGGTCAGAAGCAATTTGCAAATAATGATATTTATAGGTAGGCAAATTAGGTTACTACTCATTTCATAACTTTCAAGATTCGCCCCGTCTCCGGGTTGTATTTTTAATAAATTTGTTCCACCTTTATACGAAAGAGGTATTTCCCGTTTCGATTTGAAAAATACAAAATGTTTCTCGAAAATACAGTAAATCACGAAGAGCAATTTGGGTGGATTGAAGTTATTTGCGGGTCAATGTTTTCCGGAAAAACGGAAGAATTGATACGCCGACTCAAACGCGCAAAATTTGCAAAACAGAATGTTGAGATCTTCAAACCTGCGATTGATGTTAGGTATGACGAGGAAATGGTCGTATCTCATGATTCCAATGAAATAAGATCTACTCCTGTACCTTCCGCTTCCAATATCCGGTTACTTGCAGATGGTTGTGACGTAGTTGGGATCGATGAAGCACAATTCTTTGATGATGAAATCGTAACGGTTTGTAATGATCTTGCCAACCAGGGAATTAGAGTGATCGTGGCCGGCCTGGACATGGATTTTAAAGGAAATCCTTTTGGACCTATGCCCAATTTAATGGCCACTGCAGAGTACGTTACGAAAGTGCATGCTGTTTGTACCAGAACTGGAAATCTTGCCCAGTTCAGCTATCGTAAAGCTATTAATGATGACCTGGTTTTTCTAGGCGAAAATGAAGAATATGAACCATTAAGTCGTGCTGCTTACTACAAGGCTATGCTGCGGGAGCGAGTGAAAAAGCTTGATGTGAATGTCGAAGAATTGAATGCTAAAAAAACCGAAGAAAATGCCTGAAGCCAAAGAGACGGTTCTTGAGATTGATCTTGGAGCACTGGCACATAATTACAGATATTTAAGAGCAAAGATCGATGATGGAGTAAAGTTCCTGTCTGTAGTAAAAGCTTTTGCCTATGGGAATGATTCAGTTGTCATTGCCAGAAAACTGGAAGAACTTGGCACCGATTATTTTGCGGTTGCCTATGTGGAAGAAGGAATTCATCTTCGTAAAAACGGGATCACCAAACCTATTCTGGTATTACACCCACAATTCACACATTTCGAAGATATTATCGAGCATTGTCTCGAGCCTAATTTATACAGCGAAAAAATTCTACGTTCTTTTGTAAAGACTGCTGAAGCTAAAAATCAAAAGAATTACCCTGTTCATATCAAGCTGAATACAGGTTTGAACAGGCTTGGTTTTGATCATCCAGAGATTGGAACTATCAAGGAAATCATTGGTAGTACTTCCAGCCTGAAGATCGCTTCTGTTTTTTCCCATCTCGCCGCAAGTGAGGACTGGAAAGAACGTGAATTTACGGTAGGACAGATCGACCTTTTCAGGAAAATGACCTGGGAATTAATTGCCGACCTGGACTATGAACCAATACTCCATATTTGCAATACTTCTGGCGTGATCAATTACCCGAAGTCGGCTTTTAGTATGGTGCGCAGCGGGATTGGCTTATATGGCTATGGAAATGATAAAAATATCGATCCTGAACTAAGACCAATTTCTACGCTTAAAACGATCATTTCCCAGATTAGAAGTCTCGACAAAGGGGATACGGTAGGTTACAACCGCGCGTTTAAAGTGGAGAAACCTACTCGCATCGCAACACTGCCTTTGGGTCATGCTGATGGGATCAACAGGATCTACGGAAAAGGAAAAGCCGGAGTCTATATAAATGGTGAATATGCTCCTATCGCTGGTAATGTATGTATGGATATTATCATGGTAGATGTGACCAATATTTCATGTGAAGAAGGTGATGAAGTAATCGTTTTTGGAGGACCTCAGCATCCAGTGAAATTTGCTGAAGCTGGAGGCACTATTTCTTATGAATTGATCACCGGAATACAACGCAGAGTCACACGAATTGTAATACCCGAATAACAAATCTTAAAAATTTAAGAAAATTTTATACATTTGGAAATCAACTAACAACTATAATTCATGAGTTTTTTTTCAGATTTTAAAGCATTCCTACTTAAGAAGGATATCGTAGCACTGGCTACTGCAGTAATTATTGGAGCTGCTTTTAACAAAGTTATCTCTTCTGTTGTTGCAGATATTTTCATGCCCATTATTGGATTACTCACCGGTGGAGCAGATCTAACCCAGCAATTTATTTCTCTGGATGGTGTAGAATACGAAAGTCTCGAAGCTGCGATTGAAGCTGAAGCTGCAATTCTTACCTACGGTAATTTGATACAGGCAATTATTTACTTTATTATCGTTGGTCTGTTTATATTTATATTCCTGAGAGCTTACGAAAAGACAAAGAAGAAAGAAGAAGCTGCAGCTCCTGCTGGACCATCAAAGGAAGAAGTTTTACTTACTGAGATTCGTGACGAACTAAGAAAGAAGAATATTTAAGACGTACGCTTACCGCTACATTACTCATTCTCAAACTAAACCCCTGGCGAAAACCAGGGGTCTTTTTTTAACAATAATCTGAAATTGGTTCAATTTTTTATAATTCCTGAAATTTTTGATAGCGAAGCATTCATAATAATTTCCAAGCGATAA from Christiangramia sp. OXR-203 harbors:
- a CDS encoding thymidine kinase, with protein sequence MFLENTVNHEEQFGWIEVICGSMFSGKTEELIRRLKRAKFAKQNVEIFKPAIDVRYDEEMVVSHDSNEIRSTPVPSASNIRLLADGCDVVGIDEAQFFDDEIVTVCNDLANQGIRVIVAGLDMDFKGNPFGPMPNLMATAEYVTKVHAVCTRTGNLAQFSYRKAINDDLVFLGENEEYEPLSRAAYYKAMLRERVKKLDVNVEELNAKKTEENA
- the rsmI gene encoding 16S rRNA (cytidine(1402)-2'-O)-methyltransferase codes for the protein MGKLYLVPTPIGNLEDITLRAIRILKEVDLILAEDTRNSGKLLKHLEVQTPMQSHHMHNEHKTVDHIVSRIKAGETIALISDAGTPAISDPGFLLTRACVEAGIEVDCLPGATAFVPALVNSGLPNDKFVFEGFLPVKKGRQTRLKILAEETRTMIFYESPHKLLKTLSHFQEYFGDDRRVSVSREITKMHEETVRGSIPEVHKHYIENPPKGELVVIVAGKG
- a CDS encoding UDP-2,3-diacylglucosamine diphosphatase translates to MKVSPGKKIYFASDNHLGAPTQEESRPREARFVKWLDEIKEDAEAIFLLGDLFDFWFEYKHVVPKGFVRTLGKLAEIRDSGIPIYFFVGNHDLWMQDYFQKELNIPVYHKPKEFEFSGKKFLVGHGDGLGPGDHGYKKMKKVFTNPLSKWFYRWLHPDLGVPLAQYFSVKNKAISGEEDMKFLGEEKEWLIQYCRRKLEQKDYDYFLFGHRHLPMKIDLDGKATYINTGDWINHYTFAQFDGNDLKLEKLVF
- the alr gene encoding alanine racemase, translated to MPEAKETVLEIDLGALAHNYRYLRAKIDDGVKFLSVVKAFAYGNDSVVIARKLEELGTDYFAVAYVEEGIHLRKNGITKPILVLHPQFTHFEDIIEHCLEPNLYSEKILRSFVKTAEAKNQKNYPVHIKLNTGLNRLGFDHPEIGTIKEIIGSTSSLKIASVFSHLAASEDWKEREFTVGQIDLFRKMTWELIADLDYEPILHICNTSGVINYPKSAFSMVRSGIGLYGYGNDKNIDPELRPISTLKTIISQIRSLDKGDTVGYNRAFKVEKPTRIATLPLGHADGINRIYGKGKAGVYINGEYAPIAGNVCMDIIMVDVTNISCEEGDEVIVFGGPQHPVKFAEAGGTISYELITGIQRRVTRIVIPE
- a CDS encoding uracil-DNA glycosylase family protein; the encoded protein is MEELLSTIRDCKVCKEHLPLGSRPIIEATSNSKIILISQAPGRVVHESGVAWNDQSGKKLREWLGVDENTFYDHDNFAILPMGFCYPGKAKTGDLPPRKECAPLWHEEVLQYLKNVKLKILIGAYASNYYLGKNNNLTAKVHEYEQYLPEYWPLPHPSPVNRFWRMKNPEFESAIVPALQQKIRVIIGE
- a CDS encoding 6-carboxytetrahydropterin synthase, with translation MSKIRITKQFTFETGHALYGYDGKCRNVHGHSYKLGVTVIGEPITDREHVKLGMVIDFGDLKKIVKSEIVDQFDHATVFNKNTPHLELAKELKSRGHHVILVDYQPTSENMVIDFAAKISKHLPEHIKLHSLKLQETETSFAEWYASDNI
- the mscL gene encoding large conductance mechanosensitive channel protein MscL encodes the protein MSFFSDFKAFLLKKDIVALATAVIIGAAFNKVISSVVADIFMPIIGLLTGGADLTQQFISLDGVEYESLEAAIEAEAAILTYGNLIQAIIYFIIVGLFIFIFLRAYEKTKKKEEAAAPAGPSKEEVLLTEIRDELRKKNI
- the recJ gene encoding single-stranded-DNA-specific exonuclease RecJ, which encodes MKTRWTLKPKPDPITAQALAEKLGTGLAVSKLLVQRGITTFEEAKRFFRPQLDGLHDPFLMKDMDRAVARIEQAMEAGENIMVYGDYDVDGTTSVALMSSFLKFRYPNVTTYIPDRYAEGYGVSYQGIDYAEDNDVSLIIALDCGIKAIDKVDYARKKGIDFVICDHHRPGNEIPEAVAVLDPKRSDCNYPYDELCGCGVGFKLIQAITIKNNEPEETLLPYLDLVATAIGADIVPITGENRILAYHGLHVINVAPRKGIQSLLGERKNVSITDVVFIVAPRINAAGRMKHGLHAVNLLTEEDEAISATYAEEIETYNTDRRSTDKSITEEAKQQILDLQEENRLTTVVYDEQWHKGVIGIVASRLTETWYRPTLVFTKSGERLAASARSVKGFDVYEALEACSEHIEQFGGHKYAAGLTLLEAEYDNFKRKFEEVVSQTIDRQLLTPEIAIDAELDLKDITPKFYRILKQFAPFGPGNMSPVFLARNLTDTGFGKCVGADKTHLKCQVKQEGSNVKFDVIGFNLGEKLNLIEQGKKFDAVFSLDENTWNGNTTIQLRLKDIRESI